In Cumulibacter manganitolerans, the following proteins share a genomic window:
- the nuoF gene encoding NADH-quinone oxidoreductase subunit NuoF has translation MPLTPVLTERWDADQPWTIETYESLDGYRALPKALQATPDELIELVKASSLRGRGGAGFPTGLKWSFVPQGTEGPGAKPKYLVINADEGEPGTCRDLPLMMRDPHALIEGCIIASYAIRANFCAIYIRGEAIHAIRRVRSAVREAYAKGYLGKNILDSGFDLDIVVHAGGGAYICGEETALLESLEGRRGQPRLKPPFPAVAGLYASPTVVNNVGTIASVPGIVLGGSDWFKEMGPEKCPGTSIYSLSGRVKNPGQYEAPMGTTLRELLEMAGGIRDGHTLKFWTPGGSSTPCFTDQHLDVPLDFDSVAAAGSMNGTSAVMIFDDGDSNVTATRKWVEFYAHESCGKCTPCREGNYWLVQILERIEKGEATESEVDQILDITESIGGRSFCALADGSVACVQASIKYFRDEYLEHIRSGGVDEIDEGEQTAEKAIAAPGVR, from the coding sequence ATGCCGCTGACTCCTGTTCTCACCGAGCGGTGGGACGCCGACCAGCCGTGGACCATCGAGACCTACGAGAGCCTGGACGGCTACCGCGCCCTGCCCAAGGCGCTGCAGGCGACCCCGGACGAGCTCATCGAGCTGGTCAAGGCCTCGAGCCTGCGTGGTCGCGGCGGCGCCGGGTTCCCGACCGGGCTGAAGTGGTCGTTCGTGCCGCAGGGCACCGAGGGCCCGGGCGCCAAGCCGAAGTACCTCGTGATCAACGCCGACGAGGGCGAGCCGGGCACCTGCCGCGACCTGCCGCTGATGATGCGCGACCCGCACGCGCTGATCGAGGGCTGCATCATCGCCTCGTACGCGATCCGCGCCAACTTCTGCGCGATCTACATCCGCGGCGAGGCCATCCACGCGATCCGCCGGGTGCGCAGCGCGGTCCGCGAGGCGTACGCCAAGGGCTACCTCGGCAAGAACATCCTCGACTCGGGCTTCGACCTCGACATCGTCGTGCACGCCGGCGGCGGCGCGTACATCTGCGGCGAGGAGACGGCGCTGCTGGAGTCCCTCGAGGGACGGCGCGGCCAGCCGCGCCTCAAGCCGCCGTTCCCCGCGGTCGCCGGCCTGTACGCCTCGCCGACGGTGGTCAACAACGTCGGCACCATCGCCTCGGTGCCGGGCATCGTGCTCGGCGGCTCGGACTGGTTCAAGGAGATGGGCCCCGAGAAGTGCCCCGGCACCTCGATCTACTCGCTCTCCGGCCGGGTGAAGAACCCGGGGCAGTACGAGGCGCCGATGGGCACCACGCTGCGCGAGCTGCTCGAGATGGCCGGTGGCATCCGCGACGGGCACACGCTGAAGTTCTGGACGCCGGGCGGCAGCTCGACGCCGTGCTTCACCGACCAGCACCTCGACGTCCCGTTGGACTTCGACAGCGTCGCGGCCGCCGGCTCGATGAACGGCACCAGCGCGGTGATGATCTTCGACGACGGCGACTCCAACGTGACCGCGACCCGCAAGTGGGTCGAGTTCTACGCGCACGAGTCGTGCGGCAAGTGCACGCCCTGCCGCGAGGGCAACTACTGGCTCGTCCAGATTCTCGAGCGCATCGAGAAGGGCGAGGCGACCGAGAGCGAGGTCGACCAGATCCTCGACATCACCGAGAGCATCGGTGGCCGGTCGTTCTGCGCGCTCGCGGACGGGTCGGTCGCCTGCGTGCAGGCCTCGATCAAGTATTTCCGAGACGAGTATCTCGAGCACATCCGCTCCGGCGGGGTGGACGAGATCGACGAGGGTGAGCAGACCGCCGAGAAGGCGATCGCTGCACCGGGGGTTCGCTAA
- the nuoE gene encoding NADH-quinone oxidoreductase subunit NuoE, translating into MSLDSNTRALAQQIIDQYPQSRSALLPMLHLVQAEEGYVTPEGIAFCADVLGITRAEVGAVATFYTMYKRHPTGEHLVSVCTNTLCGLLGGDKIYKALKEDLGVGHDETTADGSITLEHAECLAACDYAPVVTVNYEFFDNQSVESARELVSALRAGEKPQPTRGGRLTSFRDAERELAGVLDPALEAEKVAAEDSIEPSLRGLKLARSKNERAPQADYDSVIPPVPAKEEKK; encoded by the coding sequence ATGTCGCTCGATTCCAACACGCGCGCCCTCGCGCAGCAGATCATCGACCAGTACCCGCAGTCGCGCTCGGCGCTGCTGCCGATGCTGCACCTCGTGCAGGCGGAGGAAGGGTACGTGACGCCCGAGGGCATCGCCTTCTGCGCCGACGTCCTGGGCATCACGCGGGCCGAGGTCGGCGCCGTCGCGACGTTCTACACCATGTACAAGCGTCACCCGACCGGTGAGCACCTGGTCAGCGTCTGCACGAACACGCTGTGCGGCCTGCTCGGCGGCGACAAGATCTACAAGGCGCTGAAGGAGGACCTCGGCGTCGGGCACGACGAGACCACCGCCGACGGCAGCATCACCCTCGAGCACGCCGAGTGCCTCGCGGCCTGCGACTACGCGCCCGTCGTGACCGTGAACTACGAGTTCTTCGACAACCAGAGCGTCGAGTCGGCGCGCGAGCTCGTCAGCGCGCTGCGGGCCGGCGAGAAGCCGCAGCCCACGCGCGGCGGCCGGCTGACCTCGTTCCGGGACGCCGAGCGCGAGCTGGCCGGCGTCCTCGACCCGGCCCTGGAGGCCGAGAAGGTCGCCGCGGAGGACTCCATCGAGCCCTCGCTGCGCGGGCTGAAGCTGGCGCGCAGCAAGAACGAGCGCGCGCCGCAGGCCGACTACGACTCTGTCATCCCGCCGGTACCGGCCAAGGAGGAGAAGAAGTAA